From Funiculus sociatus GB2-C1, the proteins below share one genomic window:
- a CDS encoding restriction endonuclease subunit S, translating into MPPNNLRYSETLTQPSKIIVAPPFNVKLSSSDQRGGLSEDIYLSLAINWVTQGGRIVAIVPEGFLFSQGSRRKELRQYMLTHTSIKAIFGLDAFMPNTSVRASILVLDKHPVNSFDNVLMGRIYQSDVPTNTHTITSCLQIPHIAQLLEAFHLQDIDAAGAAKAWLVSGNDLVAENLTVDRYSPSKQGKPLSTYTTVRLGDIVDIFKGSKLTLEENGDLFVVGPAAVRKLSIDVAKLDRTNKLKLPNNPVVTKANDIVINALSTYRGQAALVEQELAGYYVSRNIIVVRTESAQLSPAYLAIALNSTFVTHQLLERTTGSVIPQITKNALLEVQVPVPSLEEQKQIISRVTSAYHEILVSQQMLHEYEDRLDQAEENLNAMLEHLHSGGGLQ; encoded by the coding sequence CAAAAATTATAGTTGCTCCTCCTTTTAACGTTAAGCTTTCATCTTCTGATCAAAGAGGGGGATTAAGTGAGGATATATATCTTTCACTAGCTATTAATTGGGTTACGCAAGGAGGGCGTATTGTCGCAATCGTACCGGAAGGATTTCTGTTCTCTCAGGGATCGCGACGGAAAGAACTTCGCCAATATATGCTTACTCATACCAGCATTAAAGCTATCTTTGGACTTGACGCATTCATGCCTAACACCAGTGTTAGAGCGAGTATATTAGTGCTGGATAAACATCCCGTGAATAGCTTCGACAATGTTTTAATGGGGCGCATATATCAATCAGATGTTCCAACTAACACTCATACCATTACCAGTTGCCTCCAGATTCCACATATTGCACAGTTGTTGGAAGCGTTTCACCTACAGGACATAGACGCGGCTGGGGCTGCTAAAGCGTGGTTAGTCTCAGGTAACGACTTAGTTGCTGAGAACTTGACAGTTGATCGATACTCTCCATCAAAACAAGGCAAACCACTATCAACTTATACAACGGTACGTCTTGGCGATATTGTTGACATTTTTAAAGGTTCAAAGCTAACACTTGAAGAAAATGGCGATCTATTTGTAGTCGGTCCTGCCGCTGTGCGTAAGCTGTCGATAGATGTTGCAAAGCTTGATCGAACCAATAAGTTAAAGTTGCCTAACAATCCTGTAGTGACAAAGGCTAATGACATAGTTATAAATGCACTCAGTACATACCGTGGGCAAGCGGCATTAGTGGAGCAAGAACTTGCTGGCTACTATGTGAGTCGAAACATCATAGTTGTCAGGACGGAATCCGCACAACTATCACCAGCTTATCTAGCTATCGCACTCAACAGCACATTCGTCACGCATCAATTACTGGAACGGACAACTGGTTCTGTAATCCCGCAAATTACGAAAAATGCACTGTTGGAGGTTCAAGTCCCAGTACCCAGTTTAGAAGAGCAAAAACAGATCATCAGTCGGGTAACTAGTGCGTACCACGAAATACTTGTGTCGCAACAGATGCTACACGAGTATGAAGACAGACTAGATCAGGCAGAGGAAAATCTGAACGCTATGTTGGAACACCTCCATTCGGGAGGAGGTCTGCAATGA